The Procambarus clarkii isolate CNS0578487 chromosome 18, FALCON_Pclarkii_2.0, whole genome shotgun sequence genome segment tgtgtgcaagGGGGAGGGAAGCCTACCGGACCCAGTACAAGAGGAAGGAcagaggaccacaggatcagacgCAACAGAGCTAAGAAAAAATACATCAACATAAgaagagtatcggaaagaaattatgaaaaaCGCCAaatttgcaatcaaagcgaaaaatccTCCAAAATGACTAcacagccatatatatatatgagggaaattgtcggtgaacgaccaagtgacaagactaaggagaaCAACACTGGATCAAACTAtaccagttggaccagacaatgtatcaccgtggatacttgggtgtgagggggtgaggggtgaggggtgagggtgtgaggggtgaggggtgagggtgtgagaggtgaggggtgtgagggtgtgaggggtgaggggtgagggtgtgaggggtgaggggtgagggtgtgagaggtgaggggtgtgagggtgtgaggggtgacgggtgagggggtgagaggtgagggggccAGCAGGTGAGGCAGGGGGCGCCGGCCAGTAAGGTGGAGAAAGGATTTATGGAGTAACTAGAGGAGGCGGCCACAACCCTTCCGGCGTGGGCGTCCCGGGGCGCCCCTTCCTCCCCGCCTCCGTCGTCCACGTGGGGTTGCTGCCGTCTGATAGTGCTTGCTGCCGTCTGTGAACGCTTGCTGCCGTCTGAGAGCGCTTGCTGCCGTCTGTGAGCGCTTGCTGCCGCCTGAGAGCGCTTGGAGCCGTCTGAGAGCGCTTGCTGCCGTCTGAGAGCGCTTGCTGCCGTCTGATAGTGCTTGCTGCCATCTGTGAACGCTTGCTGCCGTCTGAGAGCGCTTGCTGCCGTCTGTGAGCGCTTGCTGCCGCCTGAGAGCGCTTGGAGCCGTCTGAGAGCGCTTGCTGCCGTCTGAGAGCGCTTGCTGCCGTCTGAGAGTGCTTGCTGCCGTCTGATAGTGCTTGCTGCCGTCTGAGAGTGCTTGCTGCCGTCTGATAGTGCTTGCTGCCGTCTGTGAACGCTTGCTGCCGTCTGAGAGCGCTTGCTGCCGTCTGTGAACGCTTGCTGCCGTCTGATAGTGCTTGCTGCCGTCTGATAGTGCTTGCTGCCGTCTGTGAGCGCTTGCTGCCGTCTGATAGTGCTTGCTGCCGTCTGTGAACGCTTGCTGCCGTCTGAGAGCGCTTGCTGCCGTCTGAGAGCGCTTGCTGCCGTCTGAGAGCGCTTGCTGCCGTCTGTGAGCGCTTGCTGCCGTCTGAGAGCGCTTGCTGCCGTCTGAGAGCGCTTGCTGCCGTCTGAGAGCGCTTGCTGCCGTCTGTGAGCGCTTGCTGCCGTCTGAGAGCGCTTGCTGCCGTCTGAGAGCGCTTGCTGCCGTCTGTGAGCGCTTGCTGCCGTCTGTGAGCGCTTGCTGCCGTCTGAGAGCGCTTGCTGCCGTCTGTGAGCGCTTGCTGCCGTCTGTGAGCGCTTGCTGCCGTCTGAGAGTGCTTGCTGCCGTCTGATAGTGCTTGCTGCCGTCTGAGAGTGCTTGCTGCCGCCTGATAGTGCTTGCTGCCGTCTGTGAACGCTTACTGCCGTCTGAGAGCGCTTGCTGCCGTCTGTGAGCGCTTGCTGCCGTCTGATAGTGCTTGCTGCCGTCTGTGAACGCTTGCTGCCGTCTGAGAGCGCTTGCTGCCGTCTGTGAACGCTTTCTGCCGTCTGAGAGTGCTTGCTGCCGTCTGTGAGCGCTTGCTGCCGTCTGATAGTGCTTGCTGCCGTCTGTGAGCGCTTGCTGCCGTCTGATAGTGCTTGCTGCCGTCTGATAGTGCTTGCTGCCGTCTGTGAGCGCTTGCTGCCGTCTGATAGTGCTTGCTGCCGTCTGATAGTGCTTGCTGCCGTCTGTGAACGCTTGCTGCCGTCTGAGAGCGCTTGCTGCCGTCTGTGAACGCTTGCTGCCGTCTGATAGTGCTTGCTGCCGTCTGATAGTGCTTGCTGCCGTCTGTGAGCGCTTGCTGCCGTCTGATAGTGCTTGCTGCCGTCTGTGAGCGCTTGCTGCCGTCTGTGAGCGCTTGCTGCCGTCTGATAGTGCTTGCTGCCGTCTGATAGTGCTTGCTGCCGTCTGTGAGCGCTTGCTGCCGTCTGATAGTGCTTGCTGCCGTCTGTGAACGCTTGCTGCCGTCTGAGAGCGCTTGCTGCCGTCTGTGAACGCTTGCTGCCGTCTGATAGTGCTTGCTGCCGTCTGATAGTGCTTGCTGCCGTCTGTGAGCGCTTGCTGCCGTCTGATAGTGCTTGCTGCCGTCTGATAGTGCTTGCTGCCGTCTGTGAACGCTTGCTGCCGTCTGAGAGCGCTTGCTGCCGTCTGAGAGCGCTTGCTGCCGTCTGAGAGCGCTTGCTGCCGTCTGATAGTGCTTGCTGCCGTCTGTGAACGCTTGCTGCCGTCTGATAGTGCTTGCTGCCGTCTGTGAGCGCTTGCTGCCGTCTGATAGTGCTTGCTGCCGTCTGATAGTGCTTGCTGCCGTCTGTGAGCGCTTGCTGCCGTCTGAGAGCGCTTGCTGCCGTCTGTGAGCGCTTGCTGCCGTCTGAGAGCGCTTGCTGCCGTCTGTGAGCGCTTGCTGCCGTCTGTGAGCGCTTGCTGCCGTCTGAGAGCGCTTGCTGCCGTCTGTGAGCGCTTGCTGCCGTCTGTGAGCGCTTGCTGCCGTCTGAGAGTGCATGCTGCCGTCTGTGAGCGCATGCTGCCGTCTGAGAGCGCTTGCTGCCGTCTGAGAGCGCTTGCTGCCGTCTGTGAGCGCTTGCTGCCGTCTGAGAGCGCTTGCTGCCATCTGTGAGCGCTTGCTGCCGTCTGAGAGCGCTTGCTGCCGTCTGAGAGCGCTTGCTGCCGTCTGTGAGCGCTTGCTGCCGTCTGTGAGCGCTTGCTGCCGTCTGAGAGTGCTTGCTGCCGTCTGTGAGCGCTTGCTGCCGTCTGAGAGCGCTTGCTGCCGTCTGTGAGCGCTTGCTGCCATCTGTGAGCGCTTGCTGCCGTCTGAGAGCGCTTGCTGCCGTCTGTGAGCGCTTGCTGCCGTCTGTGAGCGCTTGCTGCCGTCTGAGAGCGCTTGCTGCCGTCTGTGAGCGCTTGCTGCCGTCTGTGAGCGCTTGCTGCCGTCTGAGAGTGCTTGCTGCCGTCTGAGAGCGCTTGCTGCCGTCTGAGAGCGCTTGCTGCCGTCTGAGAGTGCTTGCTGCCGTCTGTGAGCGCTTGCTACCGTCTGAGAGTGCTTGCTGCCGTCTGTGAGCGCTTGCTGCCGCCTGAGAGTGCTTGCTGCCGTCTGAGAGCGCTTGCTGCCGTCTGAGAGTGCTTGCTGCCGTCTGAGAGCGCTTGCTGCCGTCTGAGAGCGCTTGCTGCCGTCTGAGAGAGCTTGCTGCCGTGTGAGAGAGCTTGCTGCCGTCTGAGAGAGCTTGCTGCCGTGTGAGAGAGCTTGCTGCCGTGTGAGAGAGCTTGCTACCGTCTGAGAGAGCTTGCTGCCGTCTGAGAGCTCTTGCTACCGTCTGAGAGCTCTTGCTACCGTCTGAGAGAGCTTGCTACTGTCTGAGAGCGCTTGCTACCGTCTAAGAGCGCTTGCTACCGTCCATGCCGGAATcgtcatactgtctatggctgggACGGCGTCCAGACGACAGTAGCTTAGTGTTGACGACATGCAGAGACGGGCAGAGTGTGATCCAGGAAGCTGTTGTGCTCCAGCGACGGCATGAGGCAGACGTCAGCCCGAGGCCAGCATCTGGGGAGGCTGGAGCAGACGGTAGGTCCTGGCGAGTGCCTGGGGAGGGTCTGGGGTCAAGGGTTAACCCGGGAGggtgccaggagtgccaggaAGGCCAGGGGTCGAGCCCCGGGGAGCGTGCCACTCACCTCACACCTCCCGTCTGGTGAGTGGCAGCGTGTGGCTGGCTGGTTATGAGGTGTGAGGGAcggtgagtggtgctgcccaatactgtcactatggcagtgtgtccactcacaggatgagtggcgctgcccaatactgtcactatggcggtgtgtccactcacaggatgagtggcgctgcccaatactgtcactatggcggtgtgtccactcacaggatgagtggcgctgcccaatactgtcactatggcggtgtgtccacccacaggatgagtggcgctgcccaatactgtcactatggcggtgtgttcactcacaggatgagtggtgctgcccaatactgtcactatggcggtgtgttcactcacaggatgagtggtgctgcccaatactgtcactatggcggtgtgtccactcacaggatgagtggtgctgcccaatactgtcactatggcggtgtgttcactcacaggatgagtggtgctgcccaatactgtcactatggcggtgtgtccactcacaggatgagtggcactgcccaatactgtcactatggcagtgtgtccactcacaggatgagtggcactgcccaatattgtcactttggcggtgtgtccactcacaggatgagtgacgctgcccaatactgtcactatggcggtgagttcactcacaggatgagtggcgctgcccaatactgtcactatggcggtgtgtccactcacaggatgagtgacgctgcccaatactgtcactatggcggtgtgtccactcacaggatgagtggcgctgcccaatactgtcactatggcagtgtgtccactcacaggatgagtgacgctgtccaatactgttactatggcagtgtgtccactcacaggatgagtggcgctgcccaatactgtcactacggcggtgagttcactcacaggatgagtggcgctgcccaatactgtcactatggcggtgtgtccactcacaggatgagtggcgctgcccaatactgtcactatggcggtgagttcactcacaggatgagtggcgctgcccaatactgtcactatggcggtgtgtccactcacaggatgagtggcgctgcccaatactgtcactatggcggtgtgtccactcacaggatgagtgggctgcccaatactgtcactatggcggtgtgtccactcacaggatgagtggcgctgcccaatactgtcactatggcggtgtgtccactcacaggatcagtgggctgcccaatactgtcactatggcggtgtgtccactcacaggatgagtggtgctgcccaatactgtcactatggcggtgtgtccactcacaggatgagtggcgctgcccaatactgtcactatggcagtgtgtccactcacaggatgagtggcgctgcccaatactgtcactatggcggtgtgtccactcacaggatgagtggcgctgcccaatactgtcactatggcggtgtgtccgctcacaggatgagtggcgctgcccaatactgtcactatggcggtgtgtccactcacaggatgagtggcgctacccaatactgtcactatggcggtgtgtccgctcacaggatgagtggcgctgcccaatactgtcactatggcggtgtgtccactcacaggatgagtggcgctgcccaatactgtcactatggcagtgtgtccactcacaggatgagtgggctgcccaatactgtcactatggcggtgtatccactcacaggatgagtggcgctgtccaatactgtcactatggcggtgtgtccactcacaggatgagtgacgctgcccaatactgtcactatagcggtgtgtccactcacaggatgagtggcgctgcccaatactgtcactatggcggtgtgtccgctaacaggatgagtggcactgcccaatactgtcactatggcggtgtgtccactcacaggatgagtggcgctgcctaatactgtcactatggcggtgtgtccactcacaggatgagtggcgctgcccaatactgtcactatggcggtgtgtccactcacaagatgagtggcgctgcccaatactgtcactatggcggtgtgtccgctcacaggatgagtggcgctgcccaatactgtcactatggcggtgtgtccactcacaagatgagtggcgctgcccaatactgtcactatggcggtgtgtccaatcTTCATTATacgaatgtatatgtatgtatgtatgtatgtatgtatgtatgtatgtatgtatgtatgtatgtatgtatgtatgtataatgtacctaatagccagaacgcactacttggcctagtatgcaaggcccgatttgtctaacaggccgagttttcctgaaattGTTTATTGTAGTAAATTTGTGTCTTaagaaatattaatgtttttcataaTATTATATACGATTATATTTTTTGAATCAAGTTAAAACTAACGttgaaatatgaccaaacagaaCGTAACGAAACGTAACGAAAGGTAACAGAACGTAACGAAACGTAACAGAACGTAACGAAACATAACCGAACGTAACGAAACGTAACGAAACGTAACAGAACGTAACGAAACGTAACAGAAAGTAACGAAACGTAACAGAACGTAACGAAACGTAACGAAACGTAACAGAACGTAACGAAACGTAACCGAACGTAACGAAACGTAACAGAACGTAACGAAACGTAACGAAACGTAACCGAACGTAACGAAACGTAACCGAACGTAACGAAACGTAACAGAACGTAACGAAACGTAACGAAACGTAACCGAACGTAACAGAACGTAACGAAACGTAACGAAACGTAACCGAACGTAACGAAACGTAACCGAACGTAACGAAACGTAACAGAACGTAACGAAACGTAACGAAACGTAACCGAACGTAACGAAACGTAACCGAACGTAACGAAACGTAACAGAACGTAACGAAACGTAACAGAACGTAACGAAACGTAACGAAACGTAACCGAACGTAACGAAACGTAACAGAACGTAACGAAACGTAACGAAACGTAACGAAACGTAACGAAACGTAACCGAACGTAACGAAACGTAACAGAACGTAACGAAACGTAACAGAACGTAACGAAACGTAACGAAACGTAACGAAACGTAACCGAACGTAACGAAACGTAACCGAACGTAACGAAACGTAACAGAACGTAACGAAACGTAACAGAACGTAACGAAACGTAACGAAACGTAACCGAACGTAACGAAACGTAACGAAACGTAACGAAACGTAACCGAACGTAACGAAACGTAACAGAACGTAACGAAACGTAACATTACGTAACGAAACGTAACAGAACGTAACGAAACGTAACAGAACGTAACGAAACGTAACAGAACGTAACGAAACGTAACAGAACGTAACGAAACGTAACAGAACATAACGAAACGTAACGAAACGTAACAGAACGTAACGAAACGTAACAGAACGTAACAGAACGTAACGGAACGTAACAGAAGGTAACGGAACGTAACAGAAGGTAACGGAACGTAACAGAAGGTAACGGAACGTAACAGAAGGTAACGGAACGTAACAGAAGGTAACGGAACGTAACAGACTGTAACGGAAAGTAACAGAAGGTAACGGAACGTAACAGAAGGTAACGGAACGTAACAGAAGGTAACGGAACGTAACAGAAGGTAACGGAACGTAACAGAAGGTAACGGAACGTAACAGAACGTAACGCAACGTAACAGAAGGTAACGGAACGTAACAGAAAGTAACAGAACGTAACAGAAAGTAACAGAACGTAACAGAAAGTAACAGAACGTAACAGAAAGTAACAGAACGTAACAGGAGGTAACAAAGTAACAGAACGTAACGGAAAGTAACAGAATGTAACAGAACGTAACAGAAAGTAACAAAGTAACAGAACGTAACAGAAAGTAACAAAGTAACAGAACGTAACAGAAAGTAACAGAATGTAACAGAACGTAACAAAGTAACAGAAAGTAACAGAACGTAACAGAAAGTAACAAAGTAACAGAACGTAACAGAAAGTAACAGAATGTAACAGAAAGTAACAAAGTAACAAAAAGTAACAACGTAACAGAAAGTAACAAAGTAACAGAAAGTAACAGAACGTAACAGAAAGTAACAGAATGTAACAGAACGTAACAAAGTAACAGAAAGTAACAAAGTAACAAAGTAACATAAAGTAACAGAAAGTAACATAACGTAACAGGAGGTAACAAAGTAACAGAACGTAACGGAAAGTAACAGAATGTAACAGAACGTAACAGAAAGTAACAAAGTAACAGAAAGTAACAGAATGTAACAGAACGTAACAAAGTAACAGAAAGTAACACAAAGTAACAAAGTAACAGAAAGTAACAgaaagtaacctaacctaacaacggAACGTAACGGAACAAAGTAAGTCATGTTCATAATACAATATAATAAGATTCACTCATATACAAAAAATCATTTTTAATGAGTATCActctgcctgttaggcaaatcgggtcttgcatactaggccaagttgAGCGTCTTGGCAAGACTTAAATATTTATACGTGTCACCCACACCTGGTTCAACTGTGGGGGACCCCAAGCCTCGGGGAAGAGAATAAAAAGCATTCACGGTAAATttccttctcctaccaccctttattattatttttattattattcataATGTATAGATACAGGAGAGAGTGAAGAAGAGGCTATACCGGGGAGGGGAGGTGAGTATCTTGTCAATAAGGTCCAAAATGGCAGCATTACACGAGTGACGCAGCTAGGTGATTACCCGTCTTGGTAGTTAGTCCTAAGACCTAACTGTTTAGCTCTCACAGGTAAGGTGAGAGGGGCGTCACTCACCCAGGTAAGGTGAGAGGGAGCGTCACTCACCCAGGTAGGGTGAGAGGGGCGTCACTCACCCAGGTAAGGTGAGAGGGGCGTCACTCACCCAGGTAGGGTAAGGGGGCGTCACTCACCCAGGTAGGGTGAGAGGGGGCGTCACTCACCCAGGTAGGGTGAGAGGGGCGTCACTCACCCAGGTAGGGTGAGAGGGGGCGTCACTCACCCAGGTAGGGTGAGAGGGGCGTCACTCACCCAGGTAGGGTGAGAGGGGCGTCACTCACCCAGGTAGGGTAAGGGGGCGTCACTCACCCAGGTAGGGGTGAGAGGGGCGTCACTCACCCAGGTAGGGTGAGAGGGGCGTCACTCACCCAGGTAGGGTAAGGGGGCGTCACTCACCCAGGTAGGGTGAGAGGGGGCGTCACTCACCCAGGTAGGGTGAGAGGGGCGTCACTCACCCAGGTAGGGTAAGGGGGCGTCACTCACCCAGGTAGGGTAAGGGGGCGTCACTCACCCAGGTAGGGTGAGAGGGGGCGTCACTCACCCAGGTAGGGTGAGAGGGGCGTCACTCACCCAGGTAGGGTGAGAGGGGCGTCACTCACCCAGGTAGGGTGAGAGGGGCGTCACTCACCCAGGTAGGATGAGAGGGGACGTCACTCACCCAGGTAGGGTGAGAGGGGGTGTCACTCACCCAGGTAGGGTGAGAGGGGGCGTCATTCACCCAGGTAGGGTGAGAGGGCGTCACTCACCCAGGTAGGGTGAGAGGGGCGTCACTCACCCAGGTAGGGTGAGAGGGGCGTCACTCACCCAGGTAGGGTGAGAGGGGGTGTCACTCacccaggtagggtgagggggcgTCACTCACCCAGGTATGGTGAGAGGGCGTCACTCACCCAGGTAGGGTGAGAGGGGCGTCACTCACCCAGGTAGGGTGAGAGGGGCGTCACTCACCCAGGTAGGGTGAGAGGGGGTGTCACTCACCCAGGTAGGGTAAGGGGCGTCACTCACCCAGGTAGGGTAAGGGGGCGTCACTCACCCAGGTAGGGTGAGAGGGGGCGTCACTCACCCAGGTAGGGTGAGAGGGGCGTCACTCACCCAGGTAGGGTGAGAGGGGGCGTCACTCACCCAGGTAGGGTGAGAGGGGGCGTCACTCACCCAGGTAGGGTGAGAGGGGCGTCACTCACCCAGGTAGGGTGAGAGGGGCGTCACTCACCCAGGTAAGGTGAGAGGGGGCGTCACTCACCCAGGTAGGGTGAGAGAGGGCGTCACTCACCCAGGTAGGGTGAGAGGGCGTCACTCACCCAGGTAGGGTGAGAGGGCGTCACTCACCCAGGTAGGGTGAGAGGGGCGTCACTCACCCAGGTAGGGTAAGGGGGTGTCACTCACCCAGGTAGGGTGAGAGGGGCCGTCACTCACCCAGGTAGGGTGAGAGGGCGTCACTCACCCAGGTAGGGTGAGAGGGCGTCACTCACCCAGGTAGGGTGAGAGGGCGTCACTCACCCAGGTAGGGGTCAGGGGCCGTCACTCACCCAGGTAGGGGTGAGGGGCCGTCACTCACCCAGGTAGGGGTCAGGGGCCGTCACTCACCCAGGTAGGGGTGAGGGGCCGTCACTCACCCAGGTAGGGGTCAGGGGCCGTCACTCACACAGGGTGCAGGCCATCTTGCCGTCAACATGATTTACGACATCTCGTCGTGTTTACATCTTGAAGGTGTTTGTGTCTCTCCTCCACGACCACCTTTTTGGCCAGCTGTTTATGGCgggtgatcccccccccccccaggagtgaCTGGTGACACGCCGTCACTGTCAGACAGTGACGCGTCACTCACTACGGACCTCACACCACCGCGATGTGCACTCCTCGCTCCTCAAGGCTCACACCATCAACTGAATTAGTCCAGtgttgccagattcacgaagcagttacgcaagtacttacgaacgtgtacatctttcctcaatctttaacggctttggttacatttattaaacagtttacaagcatgaaaacttgccaatcaactgttgttattgttataaacagcctcctggtgcttcccagctcattaactgtttaataattgtcaacaaagccgccagagattgataaaagatgtacaggttcgtaagtgctttcgtgaatctggccccagtcacCACCAACACACGCTACATCAAAACATTACAATTCCTGGCTCCTTATTTTCATATATACATTTACATTATAACTTGGGCGCCCATAAAAGATGTATATAATAATGAGACTATTTCAGATTAATTATTAAATGAGGCTGTTACATTTGCTGAGGTGGTTAAGGCCAAGCCGGGGCTGAGCGGACGGGTCTGGACAAGTCTGGGGTGTTTGGCCGGGGGGCAGGGGTGTTCGGCCGGGCGGGGGTGTTCGGCCAGGGGCGGGGGTGTTCGGCCGGGGGGCAGGGGTGTTCAGCCGGGCGGGGGTGTTCAGCCAGGCGGGGGTGTTCGGCCGGGCGGAGGTGTTCGGCCAGGCGGGGGTGTTCAGCCGGGCGGGAGTGTTCGGCCGGGCAGGGGTGTTCATCCAGGCGGGGGTGTTCAGCCAGGCGGGGGTGTTCGGCCAGGCGGGGGTGTTCAGCCGGGCGGGGGTGTTCAGCCAGGCGGGGGTGTTCAGCCAGGCGGGGGTGTTCAGCCAGGCGGGGGTGTTCAGCCAGGCGGGGGTGTTCAGCCAGGCGGGGGTGTTCAGCCGGGCGGGGGTGTTCAGCCAGGCGGGGGTGTTCAGCCAGGCGGGGGTGTTCAGCCAGGCGGGGGTGTTCAGCCGGGCGGGGGTGTTCGGCCGGGCAGGGGTGTTCATCCAGGCGGGGGTGTTCAGCCAGGCGGGGGTGTTCGGCCAGGCGGGGGTGTTCGGCCAGGCGGGGGTGTTCGGCCAGGCGGGGGTGTTCGGCCAGGCGGGGGTGTTCGGCCAGGGGCGGGGGTGTTCGGCCGGGGGGCGGGGGTGTGCGGCCAGGGGCGGGGGTGGTAACAATGCCCAACTCACAAAGTTCTCACACTAATCTTGGCAGTCAAACCCTTCCAACTGGACCAGGCGAACCTCCGGGCCTCATACAGCTGTAGCGGGCCCCTGCTCTCTGTGGCCCCTACACCAGTGTATCTGTGGTCCCTACACCAGTGTATCTGTGGTCCCTACACCAGTGTGTCTGTGGTCCCTACACCAGTGTATCTGTGGCCCCTACACCAGTGTATCTGTGGTCCCTACACCAGTGTGTCTGTGGCCCCTACACCAGTGTGTCTGTGGCCCCTACACCAGTGTATCTGTGGCCCCTACACCAGTGTATCTGTGGCCCCTACACCAGTGTCTGTGGCCTCACACTCACTACCTCCGCCCAACACTCATCTTATTACGGAAGGCTCAATAAATAAACACTAACAAGCGGGTTAGTCGTGTTGATATTGACAAGGTTTAGTTATTAAAGTCTCAACG includes the following:
- the LOC123748959 gene encoding platelet binding protein GspB-like encodes the protein MGSPLGVLFANFYMGTIEQKVLVGMNLRPDIYCRLIPSAETSRWPTVIPRNLLTPSSPAASAHTHHFPSAAPAEPLASPAEPLASPAGPLASLAEPLASLAEPLASPAEPLVSPAEPRRWAPRPRRRSTFRSKSSQTVARALRRQQALSDGSKLSHTAASSLTRQQALSDGSKLSHTAASSLRRQQALSDGSKRSQTAASTLRRQQALSDGSKHSQAAASAHRRQQALSDGSKRSQTAASTLRRQQALSDGSKRSQTAASTLRRQQALTDGSKRSQTAASALRRQQALTDGSKRSQTAASALRRQQALTDGSKRSQTAASALRRQQALTDGSKHSQTAASAHRRQQALTDGSKRSQTAASALRRQQALTDGSKRSQTAASAHRRQQALSDGSKRSQTAACAHRRQHALSDGSKRSQTAASAHRRQQALSDGSKRSQTAASAHRRQQALSDGSKRSQTAASALRRQQALTDGSKHYQTAASTIRRQQALTDGSKHYQTAASVHRRQQALSDGSKRSQTAASALRRQQALSDGSKRSQTAASTIRRQQALSDGSKRSQTAASTIRRQQALSDGSKRSQTAASALRRQQAFTDGSKHYQTAASAHRRQQALSDGSKHYQTAASAHRRQQALTDGSKHYQTAASAHRRQQALSDGSKHYQTAASVHRRQQALSDGSKRSQTAASTIRRQQALSDGSKRSQTAASTIRRQQALSDGSKRSQTAASTIRRQQALTDGSKHSQTAESVHRRQQALSDGSKRSQTAASTIRRQQALTDGSKRSQTAVSVHRRQQALSGGSKHSQTAASTIRRQQALSDGSKRSQTAASAHRRQQALSDGSKRSQTAASAHRRQQALSDGSKRSQTAASAHRRQQALSDGSKRSQTAASALRRQQALTDGSKRSQTAASALRRQQALSDGSKRSQTAASTIRRQQALTDGSKHYQTAASTIRRQQAFTDGSKRSQTAASVHRRQQALSDGSKHSQTAASTIRRQQALSDGSKRSQTAASALRRLQALSGGSKRSQTAASALRRQQAFTDGSKHYQTAASALRRQQALSDGSKRSQAAASAHRRQQALSDGSKRSQTAASTIRRQQPHVDDGGGEEGAPRDAHAGREDIVVAATGLHQSQETMELCSGCGSGVTSPQHKPGVGGYEGEAVTHAAGWVTKITQPVLSCIEQDMS